In the uncultured Fretibacterium sp. genome, one interval contains:
- a CDS encoding BMC domain-containing protein produces the protein MRKALGSVETRSLVGALEAADVMAKTADVTLASLNYVGSGIVAAVVEGDVAAVKAAVESGSAAAGRIAEVVAVHVIPRPVAEVRELL, from the coding sequence ATGCGTAAAGCCCTGGGCAGCGTGGAGACCCGCAGCCTTGTGGGGGCATTGGAGGCGGCGGACGTCATGGCGAAGACCGCGGACGTCACGCTCGCTTCCCTGAATTACGTCGGGTCGGGGATCGTTGCGGCGGTCGTCGAAGGGGATGTCGCCGCCGTGAAGGCGGCGGTCGAGAGCGGGTCCGCTGCGGCGGGCAGGATTGCCGAGGTCGTTGCCGTCCACGTCATTCCGCGTCCGGTTGCCGAGGTGCGGGAACTCCTGTGA